TTTTACGCTGCTAAAcctttttgaaataaatatgttttttttttggtgctgaAACACCTTTCAGAAAACAAAGGCCGATATCAATGAAagtgtttatcatttttttttgcaggtagTACAGTGGTAGATATGAAAACAATGCGGAGAACGTCACCAATGCGACGACGGTGCATGTACGTCACAGCACAGCGACCATGTCCGCCAGATGTCATGAGGCCCGCCGATCAGCTGATCACCTGCAACCCTGCGCTGGAAAAACGCGCGGCACCTAGTGTTACCTCCTTGTTTTCCTCCTCGCCCCGCAATTTGACGACTCAAGTCATCGCCCTTGCAGGTGTAGGCTGTCCTGTCACGGCACATACCCTCCCCCCCAACATGGTGTTGGCCGGTGCGCTGTAAGCAGGACAGTGGATTCTCTCGCTCGCTTGTGCGATTTGAGCGTTACCGGCTGTATAAAAGCTCGATCCGCGAGCAGGCGGAAAAAGCAGGTGGAAATCACATCCCTGCACTTCGCGACTGCACACGCCAACACACCACTTGTACaccgcgcgcgtgcacacacacacactctcacggTATCTTCACCCAGCGGCCCAAAGCTCGTTCTTCACGGCTCGGTGTCGAGTACAAGCGAGGAGACTTGAAGGAGTGAAGCAGCTCGCGGTACGGAAGCGACTGTAGGTCGAGTCGAGTGCCGGCGGCCAGCCAGGCCAGCAGGACCGTCCACATCTCAAACTGCGGCCGACATGTCGCGCAGGCACAGGCCCGTGGGGTGCGGTTCTCTGTCGCTGGCTCTGTGTCTCCTCTTTTTGCCGCCCTCCACTGCTTCTGCTTTTCCCAACGACGTGCTGGCCAAGCTGTCCAGCCTGCCGAAGGGCGAAGAAAAAGACGACCACAACCCTGGTGTGAAAAATGTCTCCTCCATCACCGACCCGTTGTCTGTTGTGCCTTCAGGAACCGCAGCAGAAATAGTATCGGCGAAACCTCTGCAAGTTCCTGTGTCCCGCCTCGCGACAGAAACTCTGGGAGGAAAGAAGCCGGCGGAGGGAACGCCGGACTGGAGGACGGTGCAGGAGGGAGGACATACGAGTGGTGATCTTTTCCCAGGAAAGTTGTTTGATCATCAAGACTATTGGAGcaataacaaagaaaagtttCATTCTGTGCCTTCGTCGTCTAGAGAATTATTTCCTGGtaacaataaagacaaaagcGATGACTTATCGTCAAAATTGCCGGTGGACGAGCAACCTCTGTCAGGCCATCACGAAACGGAGCGGAGGAACCGCTTTCATGTACCGGTTGACCTTTGGGACGAGAGTGACACCGAGACGGAGACCGTTGGTGACGAgcaggaggaggggaagggttcggagggtggggatggaggggaCAGCGTAGAGTGGCGGGAGGGAGAGGGGGTTGACCGGGAGGAGATCAAACAGGACAAAGACAGGGAGGATAGTAGGGAGAGCGGTTGTCCTCACTGCCAGGTGAGGAAGGAGGACCGGCAGTACCGCATCGCGTCGATGaagcgacagattctggagaaGCTGCACATCACCTCTCTGCCCAACCGGACGGCCTTCCCTGTGCCCAAGGCCTTGGAGCAGATGCCGGGCATCCATGACAGTAGCCTCATGCAGGATGCGCCCTACGGCATGACTGACCGCTTCCACGATTCCTACGACGACGACAACTACACACCACCAGAGCGGGTTTTCACGGTGGCAAAGCCAGGTAAGTCCTGCTTACATCTTCTCTTGTTCTTATGAACGTGGTTTTCGGGAATTTTATCAAAAGAGATGTAAACCATTATCCTATACTACACTTTGCATTTCTTGGGAATTATCTACAAAGTGATGATACAACATCTACAGCCTTCTTACTTACTAGTGTCATAGGTCAAAATCGCATATTTTCATCTATACAGAGGCGACATGTTTTATAttgcacatcaaacacattttaaccGATTTGTGATCTCGTTTGCACAAAGTGCGCtaagtatatatacatatgtatctCGGAGTTATTACTGCTATtatttaagttttatatttaattctCAATATTTTCACATGGAGCCTGGCCTCTAGCGCACGTGTATTGTTGACCTTAAGCGGGTCAGACATCTTTGTCTCATTCCTTTTAGACGATATAGATAATGATATCGCTGACACAGACAAAGTAGCCTTCAGTATGTCCACTATCTTAGTGTCTCGGGTGTTGGGTACTACTGTCTATCAGATGTTTCTCACATCGTGTGTTGGGTACTAATGTCTATCACATGTCTCGCACATCGGGTGGATGATAGTGTAAGAAGCTCTTAATTTTAATAGCAccattattttgtaatgtgtcGCTTTGATGACTAAATCGTGAATTAACGGACTAATGATGAAAAGAGTTAGAGAAACATGGAAAAGGAATGCGATAGTCGAGAgataacagaaatattttatgtggcCTTGACCTGAGCGTGACACCTAACTACGCAAAAGTTCTACTTCCACTCTGTCCTCTCTCTTCTTTCGAGGTTTGATATAAACTTAGAGGCTATAACCACGAAAAACATTAAACCAGAGTTTGGGTAGGAATAAGAGTAAGGAAGGAAGGAATTCTAACAAAGATGTCATGAATATTTTGCAGCGTTTGCTTTCTCGCACTCGTCCTTTtattctctatctctctcatgCAAAGATGGACGTACACAATACGCACACTCGCAGCACGCAAAAGTACCACAGAAGACATACTAGGGGGCTTTCTTCTCGTAGATTGAAGTTTTGTCAATCACTTAACACGAATGCGACAAAAGAAATCAATTATCGCAATCACCGGGGTGTGCTTGAATCACAGACCCAGAAAGACACTCTTGCGGTGGTCGGCGCTCGTCAATACGTGAATCATGCTCCTACGCCCAATCGATTGTGATACTCTTTTTTTCCACGAACAacgtattaaaaaaatcaaacagaattATAGAACATGTCAACAATACGTGAAAAAGGTCTCgagttttctttcacacactcacacactcacacactcacacgagTGTTGTCGCCTGTACGGTGATGAACAGACGGTCCTGTCCAGTCCATTGTCTCTGTTTCTACATTTTACGATTTGAATTCAGAGCGATTTCTTGAGATTGTGTATAATGCAGAGTGAATTCGTTGACAGAGACCTATGAAATATTCCAGATGTACAGAGGACCAGAAGGTTCTAATTTATGGAAAATGAAATATCAGGTGTGAGATAGCATTTAGAACAAAGATTATGTTGGTCAGGCAGGTGTACCGACACACAAACTAGTTTTCAGTTTGTGAAGCGTGGCTGCTGATTTGATCTTCactcaattttatattattttctggGAAAGGGGTGAGCAATGACAAATAGTCcctattcttcctttcttcctcccttcaaACTGTAGGCGGTTCAAGGTAAAGAGCAAATCACCTGTCATCAGGACCGTTAGAAAAAATCGTCCTGAGTTCGCATCTCAAGTAAACACAAAGTAGAGCTGAGGTTGTGTCACCTGTTTACAGAACTAACCTTGATGTGGCCTTTCTTGCTGACGGcgtgaaacaacaacaacaacatcctcTTATCTGTAGTCATTAGTGCACAAAGGTAATTCTACAGTGAATACTGTCACAAATCGTGTGCATAAGAACGCATTGACATGTGACCCAGCTTTTGACTCAGTCCCCGACCCCCCAAGATAAattcttttatgtttacttcGTTGGGAAATGGGATCACGAAGATAAAACATATTCTTGtcaatatatatgtaaatatgataGGCTGAGAAGTGATCAACCAAACTGCTAGGATTTTCCctgaaaaattaattattaacatGAAGAACGAGAAAATAATTCCGAATGTAAATTTTACAAGcgggagagaaagatagagagagagacaaaagaaagtgtaaagggaGATCGAAAAAAGAAAGGGTGATGAAGGGGTGGTACGGGAGGATTCTCACTCTGACTTCAGTCACAGCATTGACACTGGCATTGACCAGTCCCATCACCGTGCAGTAAAAATGTCAGGTGTTGGCTGGGAGGCTGGctgagaggcagagagagagagagatgagctCGGGTGATGACTGCGATCGggtatttttagttttagtgcTGCCAGGTACGGGCCTGCAGGAGGCGAGGGACAGGTGGGCTGGCGGGGCAGATGCTTCTACCTGAGCGCAGTGACACGAGATCACCTGTCACTGGCACGCATCTGTCGCTCAGCTGATGGCATGTGAGTCGTCCTGGCACTTCTGACAACCTCCCTCTAAATTaggatttagaaaaaaagtgttttccttCATCTTTCTGTCGCGGTGCCGCTCACACACTAACGCATGAACACACTCGCGAACACTCGCACGTACAAGCAATTTCTCTGTCGGACGTAAAATAAGCgtgctgtttctttttctttctttctttctctctctgtcacataGACACGTGCATGCTCCCAGGCACACTAATTTGTGAACTGAAGCATACACATATATGCGTTCTGACAAACAAACGCACAACCAGacgcacatatatacatatatatctatgtatggacttgtgtatatatatatatgcgtatacgtatattaattttaatcattattatgAACACTATGGAGACGAGTAGCGCTGTCAGTTCTACGGAAGTCGGCGCATACTCATGTGTTGAACAAAATCGTTCTATTAGAGTTTACCTGGCTTCCT
This sequence is a window from Pomacea canaliculata isolate SZHN2017 linkage group LG5, ASM307304v1, whole genome shotgun sequence. Protein-coding genes within it:
- the LOC112564296 gene encoding growth/differentiation factor 8-like isoform X2 codes for the protein MSRRHRPVGCGSLSLALCLLFLPPSTASAFPNDVLAKLSSLPKGEEKDDHNPGVKNVSSITDPLSVVPSGTAAEIVSAKPLQVPVSRLATETLGGKKPAEGTPDWRTVQEGGHTSGDLFPGKLFDHQDYWSNNKEKFHSVPSSSRELFPGNNKDKSDDLSSKLPVDEQPLSGHHETERRNRFHVPVDLWDESDTETETVGDEQEEGKGSEGGDGGDSVEWREGEGVDREEIKQDKDREDSRESGCPHCQVRKEDRQYRIASMKRQILEKLHITSLPNRTAFPVPKALEQMPGIHDSSLMQDAPYGMTDRFHDSYDDDNYTPPERVFTVAKPVPPQQEAHGKHSVFFSIPPVVYRAHIQKAFLWFYVRHVAAADDGVVEMRLLRLGPPVSRRVRSQRKVVWSQKMYPDKAFGWKRVDVLSVVRRWAKHPSSNYGMEIVATNGKDNLVILPPTSDMERGYEPVLDIKLTDDENRRQKRSDALKCSENSTEHRCCRYPLTVSFAEFGWDWVIAPTHVEADYCSGECRMTLQNQTPYSWISSQAQEGGSCCTPSKMSPLPLLYFDQSGNIVFQLLQNMKVERCGCA
- the LOC112564296 gene encoding growth/differentiation factor 8-like isoform X1 produces the protein MSRRHRPVGCGSLSLALCLLFLPPSTASAFPNDVLAKLSSLPKGEEKDDHNPGVKNVSSITDPLSVVPSGTAAEIVSAKPLQVPVSRLATETLGGKKPAEGTPDWRTVQEGGHTSGDLFPGKLFDHQDYWSNNKEKFHSVPSSSRELFPGNNKDKSDDLSSKLPVDEQPLSGHHETERRNRFHVPVDLWDESDTETETVGDEQEEGKGSEGGDGGDSVEWREGEGVDREEIKQDKDREDSRESGCPHCQVRKEDRQYRIASMKRQILEKLHITSLPNRTAFPVPKALEQMPGIHDSSLMQDAPYGMTDRFHDSYDDDNYTPPERVFTVAKPAVPPQQEAHGKHSVFFSIPPVVYRAHIQKAFLWFYVRHVAAADDGVVEMRLLRLGPPVSRRVRSQRKVVWSQKMYPDKAFGWKRVDVLSVVRRWAKHPSSNYGMEIVATNGKDNLVILPPTSDMERGYEPVLDIKLTDDENRRQKRSDALKCSENSTEHRCCRYPLTVSFAEFGWDWVIAPTHVEADYCSGECRMTLQNQTPYSWISSQAQEGGSCCTPSKMSPLPLLYFDQSGNIVFQLLQNMKVERCGCA